The proteins below are encoded in one region of Acidobacteriota bacterium:
- a CDS encoding NAD(P)-dependent glycerol-3-phosphate dehydrogenase yields the protein MKSAEHIAVIGAGSFGTALALSTARYAPTGRPVRDVRLWSHRAEHAEQMTQDRMNATYLPGFTFPDNLKPTSDLAEALDGANIVLTVVPSHVTRSTYERMRPFLKPQMVFVNGTKGIEGDTLKRMSQVISDVLSEDFEPRIVTLSGPSFAQEVAKGDPTAVVAASTTQRWSEYIQAELSNPNFRLYSNLDMVGVEIGAAVKNVIAIAAGAVTGMGFGHNTLVAVITRGLAEITRLAIAQGGRVETLSGLAGVGDLFLTCTGGLSRNRHVGFELGRGRALSDVLGEMNSVAEGVKTAKAVYELSKLNNVDMPITRGVYQALYENRKATDALADILGRPLKREF from the coding sequence GTGCGGGACGTTCGACTCTGGTCTCATCGGGCTGAACACGCCGAGCAAATGACCCAGGACCGAATGAATGCCACTTATTTGCCTGGATTTACCTTCCCGGACAATCTAAAACCAACGTCGGATCTGGCAGAGGCACTCGATGGGGCAAACATTGTGTTGACCGTAGTTCCATCACACGTTACCCGGTCCACCTACGAAAGAATGCGGCCATTTCTGAAACCCCAAATGGTGTTTGTCAACGGCACAAAAGGCATTGAGGGCGACACACTCAAGCGGATGTCACAGGTAATTTCCGATGTGTTGAGTGAAGATTTTGAACCGCGTATCGTGACTCTGTCTGGTCCCAGCTTTGCCCAGGAAGTGGCTAAAGGCGATCCAACCGCAGTGGTCGCGGCTTCGACCACTCAACGCTGGAGCGAATATATCCAGGCTGAACTCAGCAACCCAAATTTCCGGCTATACTCCAATCTCGATATGGTTGGTGTGGAAATCGGCGCCGCCGTCAAAAACGTGATTGCAATTGCCGCCGGAGCCGTCACCGGCATGGGATTTGGACACAACACGCTGGTGGCCGTGATTACCCGCGGACTGGCTGAGATTACCCGGCTGGCCATTGCTCAAGGCGGGCGGGTTGAAACGCTCTCTGGACTGGCTGGCGTGGGCGATTTGTTCCTCACCTGCACCGGCGGTCTTTCACGCAATCGCCACGTGGGGTTTGAGCTTGGCCGGGGACGAGCATTGAGCGATGTTCTGGGTGAAATGAATTCCGTGGCCGAAGGGGTCAAAACCGCCAAAGCGGTCTATGAACTCTCAAAACTGAACAATGTAGATATGCCGATTACCCGTGGCGTCTATCAGGCGCTCTATGAAAACCGCAAGGCAACTGACGCCCTGGCTGATATTCTGGGCCGGCCACTGAAACGTGAGTTTTGA